One Ranitomeya imitator isolate aRanImi1 chromosome 1, aRanImi1.pri, whole genome shotgun sequence DNA window includes the following coding sequences:
- the FAM174C gene encoding protein FAM174C, producing MEVWCISCLLIFMVPVVWSDEGNGSSTVPTSTVTTNSSITKPTQITKATQLSFWGNIEMMQRAFYVLIGISVLAVLYFVIRTCSLKKKPQRKKYGLLSDYDDTMELGSMDSDEEKIFESRSIRR from the exons GTGTGGTGCATCTCGTGTTTACTGATATTTATGGTGCCTGTGGTCTGGAGTGATGAAGGAAATGGTAGCTCTACAGTCCCTACTTCAACAGTTACCACAAATTCTTCAATCACAAAACCTACTCAGATCACAAAAGCTACCCAATTATCCTTCTGGGGAAACATTGAAATGATGCAGCGAGCCTTCTATGTGCTGATAGGAATTAGTGTGTTGGCCGTACTCTACTTTGTAATCAGGACTTGTAG CCTGAAAAAGAAGCCTCAAAGGAAGAAGTATGGGCTTCTCTCAGACTATGATGACACCATGGAATTGGGATCAATGGACAGTGATGAAGAGAAAATATTTGAGTCAAGGAGTATAAGAAG GTAA